The following proteins are encoded in a genomic region of Oceanisphaera profunda:
- the lptG gene encoding LPS export ABC transporter permease LptG, whose translation MFTIFDRYIGRTVLMAILLCELTLVGLAAIIRYVEQLRSVGEGTYTLLSAFYYVLLSMPQEIVLFFPIAALLGGLIGLGQMASNSELVVMQSAGRSRFNIVVSALKTTLPLMLVIMLVGEYVAPATKLASDDLRSQAKSGGQVVLSVYGVWAKDNDAYINIGQAKRDGTLSDITLYYFDENTRLSRITQAESATYLDPLWRLTNVTDTLFNAGVSIQTQHQDTREWQTSLTPEKLGVVAIDPNELSMRGLWEYQGYLADNGQDSGLYALEFWRKALQPVMVIAMMLLASSFVFGALRSVTMGARLLLGILFGFGFYVSNQVFGPISLVYHVPPFIGALGPSLLFIGIALALLNKRA comes from the coding sequence ATGTTCACTATTTTTGATCGTTATATTGGCCGTACCGTTTTAATGGCCATCTTGTTGTGCGAGCTGACCTTGGTGGGCTTGGCGGCCATTATCCGCTATGTGGAGCAGCTAAGAAGCGTAGGCGAGGGGACTTATACCTTACTGTCGGCGTTTTATTATGTGTTGCTGTCTATGCCCCAAGAAATAGTGCTGTTCTTTCCGATTGCCGCTTTGTTGGGTGGCTTAATCGGTTTGGGACAAATGGCCAGTAACAGTGAGCTGGTGGTGATGCAGTCTGCCGGTCGCTCGCGATTCAACATAGTAGTGAGTGCGCTGAAAACCACCTTGCCTTTGATGCTGGTGATCATGCTGGTGGGTGAATATGTGGCACCGGCCACTAAACTCGCCTCAGATGACTTGCGCAGCCAAGCCAAGTCCGGTGGTCAAGTCGTATTGTCGGTCTATGGCGTGTGGGCCAAAGACAATGACGCTTATATTAATATTGGCCAAGCCAAGCGAGATGGCACTCTAAGTGACATTACGTTGTATTACTTTGATGAAAATACCCGTCTCTCGCGTATTACGCAGGCCGAAAGTGCCACTTACCTAGACCCTCTTTGGCGCTTAACGAACGTGACCGACACCTTATTTAATGCCGGTGTTTCCATCCAAACCCAGCATCAGGATACACGGGAGTGGCAAACTAGCTTAACGCCAGAGAAGCTCGGCGTTGTAGCGATTGATCCTAATGAGTTATCGATGCGTGGCTTGTGGGAGTATCAGGGCTATTTAGCAGATAACGGCCAAGACAGTGGCTTATATGCCTTGGAATTTTGGCGTAAAGCTCTGCAGCCCGTAATGGTGATTGCCATGATGTTGCTGGCGTCTTCGTTTGTATTTGGTGCCCTGCGCAGTGTGACCATGGGCGCGCGACTGTTACTGGGTATTCTATTTGGCTTTGGCTTTTATGTATCTAACCAAGTATTTGGCCCCATCAGCTTGGTTTATCACGTGCCGCCCTTTATCGGAGCGCTGGGCCCAAGCCTGTTATTTATTGGTATTGCCTTGGCATTACTGAATAAGCGAGCGTAA
- a CDS encoding RDD family protein: MASYSEYVGLERAGLMRRLAAWVYDLLVVISLLMVTGFIYFGLTVLTLKLGWVSLGTHEDTAALLSASRWYQLCLLAVGLFFYCWFWRTSGQTIGMRAWRLRVQNTDGSRLRLAQCIIRAACALLGLSNLWLVFNPRTKLALQDKIADCEMIVMSKELNKQLLDKKPAPGV, encoded by the coding sequence GTGGCTTCTTATTCTGAATATGTAGGTTTAGAGCGTGCAGGATTGATGCGCCGCTTAGCAGCTTGGGTGTATGACCTACTAGTGGTGATTTCACTGCTGATGGTGACGGGGTTTATCTACTTTGGCTTAACGGTACTGACGCTAAAGCTCGGCTGGGTAAGCTTAGGGACGCACGAAGACACCGCCGCCTTATTAAGTGCTAGCCGCTGGTATCAGCTGTGCCTATTGGCAGTCGGGCTGTTTTTTTATTGCTGGTTTTGGCGCACCAGCGGCCAAACTATCGGCATGCGCGCTTGGCGCCTACGGGTACAAAATACCGACGGCAGTCGCTTACGCTTGGCTCAGTGCATTATTCGCGCCGCCTGCGCCCTGCTCGGCTTGAGTAACTTATGGTTGGTGTTTAATCCGCGCACTAAGTTAGCGCTGCAAGATAAGATTGCTGATTGCGAGATGATAGTGATGAGCAAAGAGCTCAATAAGCAATTATTAGATAAGAAACCAGCGCCAGGCGTCTAG
- the mscL gene encoding large conductance mechanosensitive channel protein MscL, whose amino-acid sequence MSKKTGFIKEFREFAVKGNMIDLAVGVIIGGAFSKIIDSLVRDVFMPVINFILGGDVDFSNKLLVLRAPEGYTGPQTQEALSAAGAVVLYWGSFVTVLINFVLLALVVFIMVKMINRMRESLHREQEAVTVAPAPTPEDIQLLREIRDALKQQQK is encoded by the coding sequence ATGAGTAAAAAAACCGGTTTTATTAAGGAATTTCGTGAGTTTGCCGTTAAAGGCAACATGATTGATTTGGCGGTGGGTGTGATCATCGGTGGCGCTTTCAGTAAGATCATCGACTCTTTAGTGCGCGATGTATTTATGCCAGTGATTAACTTTATTCTCGGTGGCGATGTGGATTTCTCCAATAAGTTGCTAGTACTGCGTGCTCCAGAAGGCTACACAGGCCCGCAAACGCAAGAAGCATTAAGTGCCGCCGGTGCCGTGGTTTTGTATTGGGGTAGTTTTGTGACGGTGCTTATTAACTTTGTCCTGCTGGCGTTGGTGGTGTTTATCATGGTGAAAATGATTAATCGGATGCGCGAGTCTTTGCATCGAGAGCAAGAAGCCGTGACCGTCGCCCCTGCGCCCACGCCAGAAGATATACAGCTGTTGCGTGAAATACGTGATGCACTTAAACAGCAGCAAAAATAG
- the rsmC gene encoding 16S rRNA (guanine(1207)-N(2))-methyltransferase RsmC: MFEALTPVSEMLARNLDVLTQQPLLVCGLLEDNLPGMLAQAGPAPRIFTTDFRYFQWQEQQGNSQIEFGVQPTQGAPGLLLLMPKAKAEAEYLLAACLPLLAEGAQLFMAGDNKGGVKSAPKLLAPYADQVNKLDSARRASLYQAELVRPAAPFKLASWVKGYSLELEKAQAPLQICTLPGVFSAGHLDSGSRLLLDNLGNLKGRVLDFGCGAGVIGANLLKRQPELELECIDISALALEATRLTLAENQLNANVYASDGLSQVNGTFNHIVANPPFHAGLKTFFHTTEALLSSAKNYLVHGGSLTLVANAFLPYPELIEKSFGHCETIAVNGKFKIYRAVRRS; encoded by the coding sequence ATGTTTGAGGCCTTAACGCCGGTTAGCGAAATGCTGGCACGTAATTTGGATGTACTCACCCAACAGCCTTTGCTGGTATGTGGTCTGCTAGAAGATAATTTACCCGGCATGTTGGCGCAAGCTGGGCCGGCTCCGCGAATTTTCACCACCGACTTTCGCTACTTTCAATGGCAAGAGCAGCAAGGCAACAGCCAAATAGAGTTTGGCGTACAGCCGACTCAAGGCGCGCCTGGCTTACTGTTATTGATGCCCAAGGCCAAAGCCGAAGCCGAGTACCTGCTTGCCGCTTGCTTGCCGCTGTTAGCCGAAGGCGCCCAGCTGTTTATGGCGGGCGATAATAAAGGCGGCGTAAAATCCGCACCTAAATTGCTGGCACCATACGCAGATCAGGTTAATAAGCTCGACAGCGCTAGGCGCGCCAGTTTGTATCAAGCAGAGCTAGTGCGCCCTGCCGCACCCTTTAAATTAGCCAGCTGGGTTAAAGGGTACAGTCTAGAGTTAGAAAAAGCACAGGCGCCATTGCAGATTTGCACGCTGCCTGGGGTATTTAGCGCCGGACATCTGGACTCAGGTTCACGTTTGCTGCTGGATAATTTAGGTAATCTGAAAGGTCGCGTGCTCGACTTTGGTTGTGGTGCCGGCGTGATTGGTGCCAACCTGCTTAAGCGCCAGCCTGAATTAGAGCTAGAGTGCATTGATATTAGCGCCTTGGCACTGGAAGCCACGCGTCTCACTTTGGCTGAAAATCAGCTTAACGCTAACGTGTATGCCTCAGACGGCTTAAGCCAAGTGAACGGTACCTTTAACCATATAGTGGCTAATCCCCCGTTTCATGCCGGGTTGAAAACCTTCTTTCACACCACAGAAGCTTTGCTCAGCTCGGCAAAAAATTACTTGGTGCACGGCGGCTCACTCACCTTAGTAGCTAACGCTTTCTTACCCTACCCCGAGCTGATTGAAAAAAGCTTTGGTCACTGTGAAACCATAGCGGTGAACGGTAAGTTTAAAATTTATCGCGCGGTGCGTCGTTCATAA
- the dapA gene encoding 4-hydroxy-tetrahydrodipicolinate synthase, with protein sequence MFRGSLVALLTPFDGTRIDEPALRRLVDWHIAEGTHGLVPVGTTGESPTLTHDEHCRVIEIVAEQAAGRVPVIAGAGSNNPLEAIEYSNCAQRVGADATLHVAGYYNRPNQDGLYAHFKMLHDATELPIIVYNIPPRAVVDIKPETLARMAELPRIVGVKDATGDLLRPWVERSLIKKPFAWLSGEDGTAVAYNVGGGEGCISVTANIAPRLCAELQELTLAGKWAEARVLQDKLLPLHQVLFLEPNPAGPKYALSLLGLASEHCRIPVVPLQESSKIAIRRVMTELGLI encoded by the coding sequence ATGTTTCGCGGTTCTTTAGTTGCCCTATTAACCCCTTTTGACGGCACTCGCATTGACGAGCCGGCATTGCGTCGCCTGGTTGATTGGCACATTGCAGAGGGGACTCATGGCCTAGTACCAGTAGGTACTACCGGTGAGAGCCCCACTTTGACCCATGATGAGCATTGTCGGGTTATTGAAATCGTGGCCGAGCAGGCTGCAGGCCGTGTGCCTGTGATTGCCGGTGCCGGTTCTAACAATCCACTAGAAGCCATTGAGTACAGTAACTGTGCGCAGCGTGTGGGTGCCGATGCGACTTTGCACGTGGCCGGTTATTACAACCGTCCTAATCAAGATGGTTTATATGCCCATTTCAAGATGTTGCATGATGCCACCGAGCTGCCGATCATTGTTTATAATATTCCGCCGCGCGCCGTAGTGGATATTAAACCGGAAACCCTAGCGCGCATGGCTGAACTGCCGCGCATTGTGGGTGTGAAGGACGCTACCGGTGACTTATTACGCCCTTGGGTGGAACGCTCATTGATCAAGAAGCCGTTTGCTTGGTTATCTGGCGAAGATGGCACGGCCGTGGCTTACAATGTGGGTGGCGGCGAAGGGTGCATCTCGGTGACGGCTAACATAGCACCGCGTTTGTGCGCCGAGCTGCAAGAGCTGACGTTAGCGGGCAAGTGGGCAGAAGCCCGCGTGTTGCAAGATAAGTTGCTGCCATTGCATCAGGTATTGTTCTTAGAGCCTAATCCAGCTGGCCCTAAATATGCGCTGTCGTTATTAGGCTTGGCCAGCGAGCATTGCCGCATTCCCGTGGTGCCACTACAAGAGTCGAGCAAGATTGCAATTCGTCGTGTAATGACTGAGCTTGGCTTAATTTAG
- the hfq gene encoding RNA chaperone Hfq, with the protein MTAQTANPQSLQQAFSLGNGQDAALNWLRKNQTHCAIFLTNGIKLEGMISAFDQYSILLSDPRGQQQLIYKAKISTISPATRRPPRTGPIISKPRRPRYESHQTPREDNYQRHDDEFDPPHDDEQG; encoded by the coding sequence ATGACTGCCCAAACAGCTAATCCCCAATCGCTTCAACAAGCGTTTTCCTTGGGTAACGGACAGGATGCGGCACTGAACTGGCTGCGCAAAAATCAAACACATTGCGCCATCTTCCTCACTAACGGCATTAAACTGGAAGGGATGATCAGTGCCTTTGACCAATACAGCATTTTGCTTTCTGATCCTAGAGGCCAGCAGCAGCTGATCTATAAAGCGAAGATCTCCACCATATCACCGGCGACCCGTCGCCCGCCGCGCACCGGCCCAATCATCAGTAAGCCGCGCCGCCCGCGTTACGAAAGTCATCAAACCCCTCGGGAAGATAATTATCAGCGCCACGATGATGAATTTGATCCACCCCATGATGACGAGCAAGGTTAG
- a CDS encoding multidrug effflux MFS transporter: MFAKTSKNSRLIFACLIVSIGQLSVGLLFPVLPAISQSLAEDPNRVQWLISAYLFAFGPVQLLYGPLSDAKGRRPVLIAGLALAILGVGLCLVPNASFEWLLVGRLLQGLGAGCGAVVSRAMLRDSFAGPALRNALSYVAMAAAFTPIVAPAIGGFIGYHFGWYSVFVAMLIYLLTLWLLLFASFEETHQGARQPMTLSVIVANYRHLLGLRHFLGHGGMLWGQFSLMMVSISVMPYIMQQQIGMTAAQYGTWALIPALGLLLGGVINNRIQHYVPAEQVLRFSPYLQLAAGVWLLLAPLHPAWMIAGIFIQALGNGMAFPNAMSRLLEPYRDLAGAAAALSGALQMLSAALLTAALVYLGVSTAFSLSICILLGALVLKGLSWCAVGRW; the protein is encoded by the coding sequence GTGTTCGCAAAAACCTCTAAAAACAGCCGGCTTATTTTTGCCTGTTTGATCGTCAGCATAGGGCAATTAAGTGTTGGCTTACTGTTCCCGGTATTACCTGCCATTAGCCAAAGCTTGGCTGAAGATCCTAATCGCGTGCAGTGGCTGATTTCTGCTTACTTATTTGCCTTTGGCCCAGTGCAATTATTATACGGGCCACTCAGTGATGCTAAAGGGCGTAGGCCGGTATTGATCGCCGGCCTTGCCTTGGCCATCTTAGGTGTGGGCTTATGCTTAGTACCCAATGCCTCTTTTGAATGGCTATTGGTGGGGCGCTTATTACAAGGGCTAGGAGCGGGCTGTGGCGCCGTTGTGTCGCGAGCCATGCTGCGCGATAGCTTTGCGGGGCCTGCGCTGCGTAATGCGCTGTCTTATGTGGCTATGGCGGCGGCATTTACCCCCATAGTAGCGCCTGCCATCGGCGGTTTTATTGGATATCACTTTGGTTGGTATAGCGTGTTTGTGGCTATGCTGATCTACTTGTTGACCCTCTGGCTGCTGTTATTCGCCAGCTTTGAAGAGACCCATCAAGGGGCTCGCCAACCCATGACGCTGTCAGTGATTGTCGCCAACTATCGCCACTTACTCGGTTTACGCCATTTCTTAGGTCATGGTGGCATGTTGTGGGGGCAATTCTCGCTGATGATGGTCTCCATCTCTGTGATGCCTTATATCATGCAACAGCAGATCGGTATGACGGCGGCGCAATATGGCACTTGGGCCTTGATCCCGGCACTGGGGCTGTTGCTTGGCGGCGTGATTAATAATCGTATTCAACATTATGTGCCCGCCGAGCAAGTGCTGCGTTTTAGTCCCTACCTGCAATTGGCGGCAGGGGTGTGGTTGCTGTTGGCTCCTTTACATCCTGCTTGGATGATTGCTGGTATTTTTATTCAAGCATTAGGCAATGGCATGGCGTTTCCCAATGCCATGAGCCGACTGCTTGAACCGTACCGCGATCTAGCCGGAGCCGCCGCTGCCTTATCCGGTGCGCTGCAGATGCTAAGTGCCGCGCTATTAACCGCCGCTCTGGTCTATTTAGGTGTGAGCACGGCGTTTAGCTTAAGCATTTGCATCTTGCTCGGCGCACTGGTGCTTAAAGGCTTGTCATGGTGTGCAGTAGGGCGCTGGTGA
- a CDS encoding cold-shock protein, producing the protein MSNIVKGKVKFFNESKGFGFIEQESGPDVFVHFSAIQSQGFKTLAEGQAVEFTVAQGQKGPQAENVVAL; encoded by the coding sequence ATGTCTAATATCGTTAAAGGTAAAGTTAAGTTTTTCAATGAGTCAAAAGGTTTTGGCTTCATCGAGCAAGAGTCAGGCCCTGATGTATTCGTACACTTCAGCGCTATCCAGAGCCAAGGTTTCAAAACCTTAGCAGAAGGCCAGGCAGTTGAGTTCACAGTAGCTCAAGGCCAGAAAGGTCCTCAAGCTGAAAACGTTGTAGCTCTGTAA
- a CDS encoding putative quinol monooxygenase — MSELYCVARFKARPGKALELQTALKALVADTHREEGCILYQLTEEVPYEGANGEPWDCVFVERWASREVFDAHCAQPYIKDYFEQVAPSLVAEADVRLYRPV; from the coding sequence ATGTCTGAATTATATTGTGTTGCTCGTTTTAAGGCGCGCCCAGGTAAAGCGTTAGAGTTACAAACTGCCCTTAAGGCGTTAGTTGCCGACACGCACCGCGAAGAAGGCTGCATCTTGTATCAACTAACCGAAGAAGTGCCTTATGAAGGCGCGAACGGTGAGCCTTGGGATTGTGTATTTGTGGAGCGCTGGGCCAGCCGTGAGGTATTTGATGCCCACTGCGCCCAACCTTATATCAAAGATTACTTTGAGCAGGTGGCCCCGAGCCTAGTGGCAGAGGCCGATGTACGATTATACCGGCCTGTGTAA
- a CDS encoding PqqD family protein → MNAQIPPSAVDISLPHLGRCLRIDQAPEVVSALTQAMPGWPITVLPAQDPIPDRYVYQDAEGLWQGCVHEPNEFHLPSPASAACSLVAELVSQRMLNEPDLLGLHCASVEINGHLVLFPESSKAGKSTLSVAFAAAGYRVFGDDVLGLTPQGAGVAMGVAPRLRLPLPNSFPAEFVAYSERHAGPEDERYRFVIPDENGLAKVDENCPVGAIVLLERDSHILEPEVVTLPPAEGLLQLLCQNFARETSSATLLTRLLPLMQAVPCLLLRYSEPLAGARHLAQAIKDPQLYAANQASLLNLPPHALQQRGPITAQTTLEHIWSAQHAVTAYPLGDELFLINTTSGAIHRLNSSGKIAWQLLQQQPLSGHDLSDVMASYFKAPLAAVTADVATLLTALAQAGLVTNQP, encoded by the coding sequence ATGAACGCGCAAATACCCCCTTCAGCCGTGGATATCAGCTTGCCGCACTTGGGCCGCTGCTTACGCATTGATCAAGCCCCCGAGGTAGTTTCGGCGCTTACTCAAGCCATGCCAGGCTGGCCAATCACAGTGCTACCAGCACAAGACCCCATCCCTGATCGCTATGTTTATCAAGATGCCGAGGGCTTATGGCAAGGCTGCGTGCATGAACCCAATGAATTCCATTTACCATCCCCCGCTTCAGCGGCTTGCAGCTTAGTTGCTGAGTTAGTCAGCCAGCGCATGTTAAATGAGCCAGACCTCTTAGGTTTGCATTGTGCCAGTGTCGAGATTAATGGCCATTTGGTGCTGTTTCCTGAAAGTAGCAAGGCGGGCAAAAGTACCTTGTCGGTGGCCTTTGCCGCTGCGGGTTATCGGGTATTTGGCGACGATGTGCTGGGATTAACGCCACAAGGTGCAGGGGTTGCCATGGGGGTCGCGCCGAGATTACGCCTACCTTTACCGAACAGTTTTCCCGCGGAGTTTGTCGCTTACAGTGAGCGCCATGCAGGCCCCGAAGACGAGCGTTATCGCTTTGTGATCCCAGATGAAAATGGCTTAGCTAAGGTTGATGAGAACTGTCCTGTAGGCGCCATAGTACTACTGGAGCGAGACTCACATATTCTGGAGCCAGAGGTGGTGACACTGCCACCCGCAGAAGGCTTGTTACAGCTGTTATGCCAAAACTTTGCCCGCGAGACATCAAGCGCCACACTGCTGACGCGCCTATTACCTCTGATGCAAGCCGTGCCCTGCCTGCTGCTGCGTTACTCTGAACCATTAGCAGGTGCTCGCCACTTAGCTCAGGCAATTAAAGACCCACAGTTATACGCTGCTAATCAGGCCAGCCTGCTTAATCTGCCACCACACGCATTACAGCAGCGCGGCCCAATCACTGCACAAACTACGCTTGAGCATATATGGTCTGCGCAACATGCAGTCACTGCTTATCCGCTGGGTGATGAGCTGTTTTTAATTAACACCACAAGCGGGGCTATTCATCGCTTAAATTCTAGCGGCAAGATTGCTTGGCAGTTACTGCAACAGCAACCCTTATCAGGTCATGACTTAAGCGACGTAATGGCCAGTTACTTTAAGGCTCCGCTGGCAGCGGTAACGGCGGATGTAGCCACACTGTTGACCGCATTAGCACAAGCTGGATTAGTGACTAACCAGCCATAG
- a CDS encoding oxidative damage protection protein, whose amino-acid sequence MSRTVFCQRLQKEAEGLDFQLYPGELGKRIYDNISKEAWVAWQQKQTMLINEKKLNMMNTEHRQLLEQEMVAYLFEGADVKVEGYTPPTAD is encoded by the coding sequence ATGAGTCGTACCGTTTTCTGTCAACGTTTACAAAAAGAAGCCGAAGGGCTGGATTTTCAACTTTATCCGGGCGAACTGGGTAAACGCATTTATGACAATATCTCTAAAGAAGCTTGGGTCGCTTGGCAGCAAAAACAAACCATGTTGATCAACGAAAAAAAGCTCAACATGATGAATACCGAGCACAGACAATTATTAGAGCAGGAAATGGTGGCCTATTTATTTGAAGGCGCCGATGTAAAAGTTGAGGGTTACACCCCTCCGACTGCAGACTAA
- the mutY gene encoding A/G-specific adenine glycosylase, with protein MNTVSFAERVLAWYQQYGRKTLPWQQNKTPYRVWVSEIMLQQTQVATVIPYYHTFMARFPDVLSLANAEQDEVLHLWTGLGYYARARNLHKAAQTIRDHYQGQFPEQFEEVLGLPGIGRSTAGAVLSLASGQHHGILDGNVKRVLARWLAQQGWPGQKTVENELWDHVARLTPAHGVTQYNQAMMDLGATICTRSKPKCELCPVSHDCQALALGTPTAFPHSKPKKNLQPVKQAHFLLLKQGQQLFLEQRPPHGIWGGLYCFPEFHSEQELKDWLKRYPEASSPQSLPGFRHTFSHFHLDISPWLVEIPKIPTEIMAASERLWYNLEQPASVGLAAATKKLLAYPQLQTCPPEHKE; from the coding sequence GTGAATACAGTCTCTTTCGCCGAACGGGTTTTGGCTTGGTACCAGCAGTATGGCCGTAAAACATTGCCATGGCAGCAAAACAAGACACCTTACCGAGTGTGGGTGTCTGAAATTATGCTGCAGCAAACTCAAGTGGCTACTGTTATCCCCTATTATCACACCTTTATGGCGCGCTTTCCTGATGTGCTGAGCTTGGCCAATGCCGAGCAAGATGAAGTGCTGCATCTCTGGACCGGCCTGGGTTATTACGCGCGCGCTCGTAACCTGCACAAGGCCGCACAAACTATTCGCGATCATTATCAAGGCCAATTTCCTGAGCAATTTGAAGAGGTATTAGGCCTGCCCGGTATCGGTCGCTCCACCGCAGGGGCTGTGTTATCGCTGGCATCGGGTCAACATCACGGCATTTTAGATGGCAACGTGAAACGAGTACTGGCGCGCTGGCTTGCCCAACAAGGCTGGCCGGGTCAGAAAACCGTAGAAAACGAATTATGGGATCACGTAGCGCGCCTAACACCCGCCCATGGCGTCACTCAGTATAATCAGGCCATGATGGACTTAGGCGCCACCATTTGTACCCGCTCTAAGCCTAAGTGTGAACTGTGCCCCGTGAGCCATGACTGCCAAGCGCTGGCGTTAGGCACTCCTACTGCTTTTCCGCACTCAAAGCCTAAAAAAAACCTACAGCCGGTCAAGCAGGCACATTTTTTGTTACTCAAACAAGGTCAGCAGCTGTTCTTAGAACAAAGACCGCCACACGGCATTTGGGGCGGCTTATACTGCTTTCCTGAGTTTCATAGTGAGCAAGAGCTAAAGGATTGGCTGAAGCGCTATCCAGAAGCCAGCTCGCCACAGTCTCTGCCCGGCTTTCGCCATACCTTTAGCCACTTTCACTTAGATATCAGCCCTTGGCTGGTGGAAATACCCAAGATACCCACAGAGATCATGGCCGCCAGTGAGCGACTTTGGTATAACTTGGAGCAACCGGCATCAGTCGGCTTGGCGGCGGCCACCAAAAAGCTGCTTGCTTACCCGCAACTGCAAACTTGCCCACCCGAACACAAGGAATAA
- a CDS encoding aminotransferase-like domain-containing protein: MQPFFAQRFAKVEPSFIREILKVAMNPDVISFAGGLPNPAFFPHEQLAVASTKVLQNHSNGALQYAATEGFAPLRQYIADRYFKQYGMQVSPDNILITNGSQQALDLLGKVLVNEGDNLIIEEPGYLGAIQALSVYQPNFQGVALNDDGLDLAELDTLLAEPNHARMLYGVTNFQNPTGLSYSLENRQAVAERLIKHDVLMIEDNPYGELRFEGEHLPPIAKLAPDNVVLLGSFSKVVVPSFRLGWMLMPDWLCQKVTIAKQASDLHTNGFVQQVLHSYLQENDLDEHIERIRTVYGRQKVAMENALLKYCPGIEFTRPEGGMFLWLKLPQHINAMELFDVAIKENVAFVPGQPFYVRPDILNTARLSYAGADEATIEEGIKRLGRVISQVL, encoded by the coding sequence ATGCAACCCTTTTTTGCGCAACGCTTTGCCAAGGTAGAGCCCTCATTCATTCGTGAAATTCTTAAAGTTGCGATGAACCCAGACGTTATCTCCTTTGCTGGCGGTTTACCGAATCCCGCTTTTTTTCCTCATGAGCAACTCGCCGTAGCCAGCACTAAGGTGCTGCAAAACCACAGCAATGGCGCCTTACAGTATGCGGCTACCGAAGGCTTTGCGCCCTTGCGACAATACATTGCTGATCGCTACTTTAAGCAATATGGTATGCAGGTGTCGCCAGACAATATTTTGATCACCAATGGCTCTCAGCAGGCGCTGGATCTGCTGGGTAAAGTGTTGGTGAATGAAGGTGATAATCTTATTATTGAAGAGCCCGGTTACTTAGGTGCTATTCAAGCGCTGTCTGTTTATCAGCCCAATTTTCAGGGTGTAGCGCTCAATGACGATGGCTTGGATTTAGCTGAGTTAGATACTCTGTTAGCCGAGCCTAACCATGCGCGCATGTTGTATGGCGTCACCAACTTTCAAAATCCTACCGGTTTGAGCTATAGCCTTGAAAATCGCCAAGCAGTGGCCGAGCGCTTAATCAAGCACGATGTGCTGATGATTGAAGATAACCCTTACGGTGAGTTGCGCTTTGAAGGTGAGCACTTACCGCCGATTGCCAAACTAGCGCCGGATAACGTGGTATTGCTGGGCTCTTTCTCTAAAGTGGTGGTGCCATCTTTCCGCTTGGGTTGGATGTTAATGCCCGACTGGTTATGCCAAAAGGTCACCATTGCCAAGCAAGCGTCGGATTTGCATACCAATGGCTTCGTACAGCAGGTATTGCATAGTTACTTGCAAGAGAACGATCTTGATGAACATATCGAGCGCATTCGTACCGTGTATGGCCGCCAAAAAGTTGCCATGGAAAATGCCCTGCTCAAGTACTGCCCAGGTATCGAGTTTACTCGCCCTGAGGGGGGCATGTTCTTGTGGCTGAAATTGCCTCAGCATATCAATGCCATGGAATTATTTGATGTGGCAATCAAAGAAAACGTAGCCTTCGTGCCCGGTCAGCCTTTTTATGTGCGCCCAGATATTTTGAATACGGCACGCCTAAGCTATGCGGGTGCCGATGAGGCCACCATTGAAGAGGGCATCAAGCGCTTAGGGCGCGTGATCAGCCAAGTGCTTTAG